A stretch of Gorilla gorilla gorilla isolate KB3781 chromosome 9, NHGRI_mGorGor1-v2.1_pri, whole genome shotgun sequence DNA encodes these proteins:
- the OR5T2 gene encoding olfactory receptor 5T2 produces MLYSIYKSTVNIPLSHGIVHSFCHNMNCNFMHIFKFVLDFNMKNVTEVTLFVLKGFTDNLELQIVFFFLFLAIYLFTLMGNLGLILLVIRDSQLHNPMYYFLSVLSSVDACYSSVITPNMLVDFTSRNKVISFLGCVAQVFLACSFGTTECFLLAAMAYDRYVAIYNPLLYSVSMSPRVYVPLITASYVAGILHATIHTVATFSLSFCGSNEIRCVFCDIPPLLAISCSDTHTNQLLLFCFVGSIEIVTILIVLISYGLILLAILKMHSAEGRRKVFSTCGAHLTGVTIYHGTILFMYVRPSSSYTLDHDMIVSVFYTIVIPMLNPIIYSLRNKDVKDSMKKMFGKNQVINKVFFHAKI; encoded by the coding sequence atgttgtacagtatatacaagAGCACAGTTAACATCCCCTTGAGTCATGGTATTGTTCATTCTTTTTGTCATAATATGAACTGTAACTTTATGCATATCTTCAAGTTTGTTCTAGATTTCAACATGAAGAATGTCACTGAAGTTACCTTATTTGTACTGAAGGGCTTCACAGACAATCTTGAACTGCAGATCGTCTTCTTCTTCCTGTTTCTAGCAATCTACCTCTTCACTCTCATGGGAAATTTAGGACTGATTTTACTGGTCATTAGGGATTCCCAGCTCCACAATCCCATGTACTATTTTCTGAGTGTGTTGTCTTCTGTGGACGCCTGCTATTCCTCAGTTATTACCCCAAATATGTTAGTAGATTTTACGTCAAGGAATAAAGTCATTTCATTCCTTGGATGTGTAGCACAGGTGTTTCTTGCTTGTAGTTTTGGAACAACAGAATGCTTTCTCTTGGCTGCAATGGCTTATGATCGCTATGTAGCCATCTACAACCCTCTCCTGTATTCAGTGAGCATGTCACCCAGAGTCTACGTGCCACTCATCACTGCTTCCTATGTTGCTGGCATTTTACATGCTACTATACATACAGTGGCTACATTTAGCCTGTCCTTCTGTGGATCCAATGAAATTAGGTGTGTCTTTTGTGATATCCCTCCTCTGCTTGCTATTTCTTGTTCTGACACTCACACAAACCAGCTTCTACTCTTCTGCTTTGTGGGTTCTATTGAGATAGTCACTATCCTGATTGTTCTGATCTCCTATGGTTTGATTCTGTTGGCCATTCTGAAGATGCATTCTGCTGAAGGGAGGAGAAAAGTCTTCTCCACATGTGGAGCTCACCTAACTGGAGTGACAATTTATCATGGGACAATCCTCTTCATGTATGTGAGACCAAGTTCCAGCTACACTTTGGACCATGACATGATAGTGTCAGTATTTTATACCATTGTGATTCCCATGCTGAATCCCATCATCTACAGTTTGAGGAACAAAGATGTAAAAGattcaatgaaaaaaatgtttgggAAAAATCAGGTTATCAATAAAGTATTCTTTCatgctaaaatataa